The genomic interval GCACGCGGCGAGGGTGATGACGCCGGCGAGGCAGGGGAGCATCGTAATCACCGCGAGCACCGCGTCGACTATTGCAGGATTGGTGCCGCACGCATACACGTGCTCGAAGCACGCGGTGGTGGGGCTGATGAAGAGCGCGGCCGCCGAGCTGGGCAAGCACGGGATTCGGGTCAACTGCGTGTCGCCGCACGGGGTGGCGACGCCGCTGGCGATGGCATGGCTTGACTTAGACAAGGAGACCTTTGAGGCCACGATTGAGAGGTCGGCCAACCTGAAAGGGGTGAGGCTTGGAGCGGAGGACGTGGCCGAGGCGGTGGCGTACCTCGCCGGCGACGAGTCAAGGTACGTGAGCGGCGTCAATCTGCTGTTGGACGGAGGCTTCACCATCGCCAAGGGATTGGCGTAGATGGAACCGAAGCTACCGAGAATGAATTTCTCCATTCACTTGATGCTCGTGCAGTACTTATTCCGATATTATCTAAAATAATATTATCTAAAATACTAGTGCAGCCATAAAATAATATTGtcagaaataattattatatgaACATTGTCTGGGCTGGACGGATTTCACGTCCATCGCAATCCGACTGCACTAGCTAGCCCGCGTTGAATAATATAATTGTCACAATAATCAACTTAAATTACCatcaataaaataattaattatgcaaACGCACATGGAAAATATTTTCTTTCACTTGATTGACCCTTTCCATCCGCACACGCAATTCTAGAAATAAAACAGAGCAACAATATTAGGTGAAGTAATTGACAAGCAGAGCTGCACACACTTATGCGATCGAAGTAATTGACAAGCAGGAAGGCCATAGAAGGCAATCGATTAGCGCTTTCGCAGAAGGAGACCGGAGATGAGGAGCAGCGCCATGAAGAAGACGACGGCGATGAAGGCGGCGACGACGGCCCCGCTGATGCGCTGGCAGAAGCTAGCCGTCGAACTGAAGGCAGATGGCCACCCAGTTGGCCTCCGAGCTTCCGTTGTGTGCTAAGTAAACGATCGCCGCCGCCGATGACGCCGCCGCCGAAGTGAAAGCGACCATTACCTGCGTCCGCCATTTacgattaattaattatatatttcttTTAAAGATGAAAAAGGGGTGTTCGTGGCCTACTAAATCGAAGATAAAGAGGAGAAGCCTTGGGCAAGTGGCCTGTGGGCGAACGATGCCGGCGATCGAGAAGGGAATGGAGAGCACGAGGTAGCCTGCGGCGATTCCATTCGCTATCACAAAGAACCTGCAACCAGATCACAATTAATTAACTTGATAATCTTCCTCCTTAATTGTTATAATTAAGATCGATTCATGACTGACAATAGCGCGGGAAGGTCGGTAAAGTTGGCGCGGAACTGGAACAACTGGGTGAAGAAAGGCAGCGTCTCGTTGGTGGTGCCCATGGTGACGGCGACCACGAGGGTGGCTGCTATGCCGCAGAGCCGCAGCACAAAGTCGAGGAACGCCAATAGTTGGCTACAACCAAAAGACGTCACTACTGCCGGAGAAGAAAAGAACAATAGTAGATTAAGATATCATTGTTTTATAGCATCCTTAATTCATCGATTAATAGGTTGACGAGTTTGAATGAAAAAGAAGGTTGATTAAATTGTGATAGTTTTAGGTAACAGAGAAGATCGAGGAGGGATTAATAGGAATCAGATGGTTAATTAGGTTTAACTATCAAGTATTGGTTGTAAGGTTAATAAATTATTGGAATCTGGGTTGATTAAGGTATGCTCACTGCAAGGTCTAATTGAACCCATTACTGATTGAGTTGGACTAATTTATATAGGGATTAGTTGTGAGGATAATTGAGAGATAATTAGATTGGATTAATTAGGGTTTGATTTGCGTTATCCAATCTATGGTAGATCTAGTTTTTTTATTTGTGATTATTTGTGATGGGTTTCTAATTCGAGATAGAAGCTCATATTGAAGGGCATTCATCACGTGGCACAGATAAAGACGGATACTTCTTCCTTTGTTCATTTAGTACTTTGAGTTTAGTGCCTGATCTATGTTTAGATAGTTGttatatttaccttgactctattTGTTCTTACTTCTTGAACTTGAtcttttatttcttgatcttgtgtatttatctattttgatattcaTGTTGTCTCATTGTTATCCATGCTATCTATGATCATTTATGCTCATACTATTATACTAGAGATACTATACCATAGCATAGCTGTAGAATATTGAATAAGTCACCGGCTTGATATTTAATCATGCCTGTGTATTTGTAAGATTATACCGTAGtataggatattgagtatcctagCTAGTTGACATGTCTAttatttaggctcatgcctaAACAAGAGTGAGGTTAGACCCTTCTACCTATTATTACATTGTTATACCCTGGCGACCTTTGTCCCTCATTCGGGCTTAAGAGAGTCGTCAGCAATCGTTGTTATATTTTATCGACTATTGTCTCTCACTCTTGGTTGATAGAGTCGTTAGTAACCCTTGGTCTGTCGACCATTATTTCTCactcgtggttgagagagtcatcagcaaTCGTTGTTATATCCTATCGACTATTGTCTCCCACtcttggttgagagagtcgttagtgaccattggtatatactgtcgaccattgtctcctactcatggttgagagagtcgttagcgATCATGATGTATACGACTGCCCACGAGACCATTTGTGGTGGCGAGTTTGTGTGTGatctgtagctagatagctacgtaTATACCCTGTCTGCCCACGAGACTATTCGTAGTAGCGAGTTCGCCCGTAGATTGTGACTGTTTACTTACCTTGTCTTCCCACGAGACCATTCGTGGTAGCGAGTTCGCATGCAGATAGAGACTATTTGTTTATCCTTACTGTCCACGGGACCATTCGTGGTAAAGCGTTCTCCTGTAGTCAGTGTTTGTTATATACTTGCTAAATGTCAGTCATGTATTTGTTCGTGAAGCTTGAgatgtactgtatgtactccTGATTTATTGGTCACACCTGGTTGAACAGGTTAGTGGAAGATTATTATTATTGGTTATGCTTTAGTTAGCAGACGATTATAATGGcacacttacttttgtagtaagtattttcctgagactgtatacctttgtctctttatgttattatcatgcactatcttcttgtGCCTATGGAGTATGTTATTCTCACTATCCCTTGCTTTCCCTTTGTTTCCAGGTTAGCAGGTAGATTACATGTCGTATTGCTCAGAGGTCCTGGCTGCTAGTCTCATGTCGCATCGAGAGTTTTGTTGCTGCTATTACTCTTACTTGTATTTTGTCTTTCCAAACTAATTCATCTATTGTataacttgtatgttgatttctgGTCTTGTGGTATCCTTTTGTCTGTTATGTATTTGTTGAGGTAAGTCATACCGGTACGTAGTCTAGTTTCTTATTTTGGGTGGTTGTGTTTGTTTTTAGCCGTGTGGGTAGATATTATCTTATATTGCCTTGGGGACATGTATTCAGGttttgattgtcattgttacaaGGGAGGTGTTGTCCAATTTTCGTCAGACAACCTTACCCTTGGGGCATGACAATTTTTTGGTATCAAGCCAAGTTCGAGACCTATTTTCATATTTCAAATTTCATGCTTGTTTTCTCAATGTGACTTTTGAGTTTTGAAACAGACACCGATAGGACATCTCTGAGCTATAGGAAGTAAGTTGTATAACTGTTATCGTTTACTTCTGTTAGTACTTATTTAGTTGTATGTAATAGGCATGACACATGGTAGGTCAGCTACTGTTCACAGTCGTGGTCCGAGTTGATCACAAAAATGACCTGTTGAGTCAATGGGACTGTAACATGTTGCCAGAGAAGTGATTTTTCTCTAGATTCGACTGATGCTGAGTTGGATATCAGAGGTCAAGTCCATCAaaccctactggagatcaaggagtACAATCTCAGGAAATGCCAACAATAATACTATCTACGCCATTACCAATTAGGTATTGGATAAGACACGTATACAGATACTAGCATAATTAATCGAGGATTGATGTTCTCTATTCCATGGGAGCTTCTGACCTATGGACCTCTCGTACTTGGTTAGATAAGCTTGAAtgtacattcagatatatgacCCACATTGATGCCAAAAAATATGGAGTCTGTTACTTATCACTTACAAGACCAGAGAACCCCTTGGTGAAAGATACAGAAGATGACATTCAAGGAACAAAAGATCACTTAGTGATTATTTCGTGGCTTTTGAGAGATTGAACTTCTTTATCTCCTTTTTGTATGACTCGTCGTTAGGAGTTCCTCAACTTTAAGTAGAGTAACCATAGTATAATGGATTACAAGGCGGAGTTAGCCAACTTCCCGAATATGATTCCCCCTTAATAGCTCCAGACTATGTATTTTCAAGGCAAACCTAGTTATGGAAGACCTATTTGTGGAAGCAAGTTGATCATGACTTGTGGGTCATATGAGAGGTACTCATATGTATCAAGATATAAAATGCTCTTATTGGTGGAATGGAATGATGAAAGGGCAGAAGGCAAGGTATGGGATTCATGGTGGAGATGAGCTACTCTTCTTTACAGCAATAGTTATATCTAGTATGgaagttaaaaaaaacaaattttgctAGATTTTTTTATGAATTAGCTATTGGTGGATTTGAGGATCTTGTTGTAGAATGTGTTTTGGATCTTCCTAACAATTTTATTTGTGCTTCATTATGAATTTGGCTTGCTGAAGCACTCTGCAGATTTGCCTACTTCCCTCAAGCTGAAGCACAAATACTATGTATATCCATCTTGTTATAAACTAGAGGAACTCTCATAAATAGAAGATGAATTTGGCATGACAATAATGGAAAGAGAAGCATACTACTTGCACtaagtcaaaaaaaaatttgtgGTTGACCTTGAATATGAAAAGCTCTATAAATAGTGGAGCAGGTGAGCGATCAATCTCTGAGGGTCATCCTAGGATGACATTATAGGTGGATAGAGCATtgactattatgaaaatagtagTCTATATTCGCTTTCAGTAATCTTCTCCCAGGGATAACGGGAGATGGATTTGCCCAAGTGGTGTTAAAAACcaaacaatctgttgccggagattttagggaacttagttgaatttaaaacttacacaaaatttaaattcaacttacagtcgaaatgacctgagcagataatctcaggctgccagtagGTGATGGTTTCCATAACGCAACAGAGCTGAGCGatagggcaggtctgcagagcggtagagcaggtctgcagagcggcagaccagagcaaCAGGCCAAGTCTGTAGAGCAGAAGAGCAGGGTAGGTCTGCAGAGCAGCAGACCAAAACGGCAGGGCAGGATTGCAGAGCAATAGACCAGAACGGTAGGACAGGTCTGCAGAGCAGCAGACTAGAACGGCAGGGCAAGTCTGCAGTGCGGAAGACCAGAGTGGCTGGGCAGGTCTGCACAGCAGCAGACCAGAGTAGCAGAACAAATCTGCAGAGTGGCAGACCATAGCAGCAGGTCTGCAGaatggaagaccaggtctgcagagcagaatGACCAAGTCTGTagaaaggaagaccaggtctgcagagcagaatGACCAGGTTTGCAGAAAGGAAGACCAAGTTTGCATAGCAGAATGTCCATGTCTGTTCGAGCAGGTCtgcagaaaggaagaccaggtctgtagTGGGACAGACCAGACAGTAAGGTCGGGCGAAAATTCAGACCTGGcaagctgaccgaggcctgcgagtagcagtttccttgaaacagattcgctcacctccggctgtgcttctaggtttactcgggtcgtctgtttcccaggatacaatgatCGACCAtgaactccaccaagcactggtggtcacggcgaactgagtggcaaCCAAATGCTACCACGGGCACTCTGCCGAGtaagagttgcacgacagaggaggggaaTGTGGGGGAGAGCTTTTGCCTTCTTCGTTGTGTTATCTGTGTAACCTTTTGCCTGtggtcgcagcctccttatataggagctcaagaccaaaggacagtagtaatgatcaattaatgatcattactcaacgCCATCTTTACACTTGgccgttttgattctgcattaatctttctttaatgcatccattacacaagcagcaaaaagatatatgtggcaaaatattggttgttccgcttgggcaaattttgccccgaccagTCCGGAATTCGTGTGCGCAGGTAACGCTCGCgcatgagtcaacttggttcagtgcaatccaagccctggatttgcaccccccctgcgcacccacgcgtgagagagagtctctccccatacatttgttcacatcctcaatgtatgtgaatcaatataaaccaacaaagatgccaagaaactcccaatgtgggactaaagtcccatgcacaatagagtttcatctcttcctcctcttctccattcacacttattcaacaatccc from Zingiber officinale cultivar Zhangliang chromosome 6B, Zo_v1.1, whole genome shotgun sequence carries:
- the LOC121993023 gene encoding momilactone A synthase-like; protein product: MASSFLLSSVAKSLEGKVALITGGASGLGECTAKLFARLGARVVVADIQDHKGRVLCDSLGPDTASYVHCDVTKESDVASAVDVAVARHGKIDVVFSNAGVAEPRQKSFPDCEVDDFQRLMSVNVTGVFLATKHAARVMTPARQGSIVITASTASTIAGLVPHAYTCSKHAVVGLMKSAAAELGKHGIRVNCVSPHGVATPLAMAWLDLDKETFEATIERSANLKGVRLGAEDVAEAVAYLAGDESRYVSGVNLLLDGGFTIAKGLA